A section of the Rhodobacteraceae bacterium M382 genome encodes:
- a CDS encoding phage tail length tape measure family protein, giving the protein MAFVVQGEARLDGSSAKAELKSLRSEQDQLKNSAANLNQKTSGAGASTEKLGNAADKAKTKVGGLSVEEQLAAEKAQSLGVQHGLAAGQVGNLTAQFNDIGVMLAAGQNPLQLAIQQGTQITQVIGHMGAAGAVSSLKAAFLRLLTPVNLITIGGIAAGAAMIQWLTSASGEALTFEEALGELTDQLETYRKAAEAAETDTADLRDRFGDAADAARAQLQRIKDLELVKLKATIPVSVEALIDESDLDLNSFQIDDRNELGELFEARWFNGKAHRPVKRLLDEIIDDFRALEDAADLPIDAQIAAVETLLANYRRGAELSGDINVTEAERLLQLEQILQKLYEINAVEKTPENAARQRYSETRVQGEEFLKNARARELKDLQNAHKLRAETLALSNAEAQAARDMLAELQHQGDLRQAINSFGAQSVEVAELRLSAERRAYEAKVEAMGIAEAEKQALMDAWDAANGIASVDMAGNISLAADEADRLAKNLDAARAARMDALTGDNPDFFDPRGESDDAGRILRDRPVPRENRPGYTPPKSRTGKGGSGKALDRERQAIERLIARERERLEILRETDPVMQEMIRHREVLIGATEAERSAIEGLIRERVAETEATERAVEMQDFFKDLARDGISDLLGINGAYADSWDGIAEAIKRAALEAVFFGEGPLADLFGMGGDGIIGVALGALGLADGGYVTGPGGDRSDKVPILGSPGEFMVNAQATRQHRPLLEAINAGLPPEMLSLPRPQMLANGGLVGASGQMIPSAPSFVPAPPTPVTAAGTAQSGAAQQSTVRLEVLASPLLEVRMRETSAEVSVEVVRDFERTQLPGAVQRISDDPLVRG; this is encoded by the coding sequence ATGGCATTTGTTGTTCAGGGCGAAGCGAGGCTGGATGGGTCCTCTGCCAAGGCAGAACTCAAAAGCCTGCGCTCCGAACAGGATCAGCTCAAGAACTCAGCCGCCAATCTCAATCAGAAAACCAGTGGTGCGGGTGCCAGCACCGAAAAGCTGGGCAATGCCGCCGACAAAGCCAAGACCAAGGTCGGCGGGTTAAGCGTCGAGGAACAGCTGGCGGCGGAAAAAGCCCAGTCGTTGGGGGTGCAGCATGGGCTTGCTGCCGGTCAAGTCGGCAACCTGACTGCCCAGTTCAATGACATCGGTGTCATGCTGGCCGCCGGTCAGAACCCGCTACAGCTTGCCATTCAGCAAGGCACCCAGATCACCCAGGTCATTGGCCACATGGGGGCCGCCGGTGCGGTCAGTTCCCTCAAAGCCGCGTTTCTGAGACTTTTGACGCCGGTCAATCTGATCACCATTGGCGGCATTGCGGCGGGTGCGGCGATGATCCAATGGCTGACCAGCGCCAGCGGCGAAGCCCTGACGTTTGAAGAAGCTCTGGGCGAGCTGACCGACCAGCTCGAAACCTACCGCAAGGCGGCTGAGGCGGCGGAAACCGACACCGCTGATCTGCGTGACAGGTTTGGGGATGCAGCCGATGCCGCGCGCGCGCAACTCCAACGCATCAAGGACCTTGAACTGGTGAAGCTCAAGGCCACCATTCCGGTCTCGGTCGAAGCCCTCATCGATGAGAGCGATCTGGATCTGAACAGTTTCCAGATCGATGATCGCAACGAATTGGGCGAGCTGTTCGAGGCACGCTGGTTCAACGGCAAGGCGCATCGCCCGGTCAAACGGCTCCTGGATGAAATCATCGACGATTTCCGCGCTTTGGAAGACGCCGCCGACCTGCCCATCGACGCCCAGATCGCCGCTGTTGAAACGCTGTTGGCAAACTACCGCCGGGGGGCCGAACTGTCCGGCGACATCAACGTCACGGAAGCCGAGCGCCTGCTGCAGCTCGAACAGATCCTGCAGAAGCTCTATGAGATCAACGCGGTTGAGAAAACCCCGGAGAACGCCGCCCGCCAACGCTATTCCGAGACCCGTGTCCAGGGCGAAGAGTTCCTGAAGAACGCCCGCGCCCGCGAACTCAAAGACCTGCAGAACGCCCACAAACTGCGGGCCGAGACGCTGGCCCTGTCCAATGCCGAAGCCCAGGCGGCGCGTGACATGCTGGCCGAGTTGCAGCACCAGGGCGACCTGCGACAGGCGATCAACAGCTTTGGTGCGCAAAGCGTCGAAGTCGCCGAACTGCGCCTGTCGGCTGAGCGGCGTGCATATGAGGCCAAGGTCGAAGCGATGGGGATCGCCGAGGCCGAAAAGCAGGCCCTTATGGACGCCTGGGACGCGGCCAATGGCATTGCCTCGGTTGATATGGCGGGCAATATCTCTTTGGCGGCGGATGAAGCCGACCGGCTGGCCAAGAACCTGGACGCGGCCCGCGCCGCGCGCATGGATGCACTTACCGGCGACAATCCCGATTTCTTTGATCCGCGCGGCGAAAGTGACGATGCTGGCCGGATCCTGCGGGATCGCCCGGTCCCCCGTGAAAACCGCCCCGGCTATACGCCGCCAAAGTCCCGCACCGGGAAAGGCGGCAGCGGCAAGGCGCTGGACCGGGAACGTCAGGCCATTGAACGGCTGATCGCGCGCGAACGCGAACGCCTGGAGATCCTGCGCGAGACCGATCCGGTGATGCAGGAGATGATCCGGCACCGCGAAGTGCTGATCGGGGCCACCGAGGCCGAACGCAGCGCCATTGAGGGTCTGATCCGGGAGCGGGTCGCAGAAACAGAGGCCACGGAACGCGCGGTCGAAATGCAGGACTTCTTCAAGGATCTGGCCCGCGACGGGATCAGTGATCTGCTGGGTATCAACGGGGCTTATGCCGACAGTTGGGACGGCATTGCCGAGGCCATCAAACGCGCTGCCCTGGAAGCGGTGTTCTTTGGCGAAGGTCCCCTGGCGGATCTGTTCGGGATGGGCGGCGACGGCATCATTGGCGTGGCGCTCGGAGCGCTGGGGCTGGCCGATGGTGGCTATGTCACGGGTCCGGGCGGGGATCGCTCCGACAAGGTGCCGATCCTGGGCAGCCCTGGCGAGTTCATGGTCAATGCCCAGGCCACCCGACAGCACCGCCCCTTGCTGGAAGCGATCAATGCCGGACTGCCACCGGAGATGTTGTCCTTACCCCGCCCGCAGATGCTGGCGAATGGCGGACTGGTCGGCGCGTCCGGCCAGATGATCCCCAGCGCACCCAGCTTTGTGCCGGCACCGCCAACGCCGGTCACCGCAGCCGGCACCGCCCAATCCGGAGCCGCCCAGCAATCCACCGTGCGTCTGGAAGTGTTGGCCTCGCCCCTGCTGGAGGTCCGGATGCGCGAGACCTCGGCAGAGGTCAGCGTCGAAGTGGTGCGCGATTTTGAGCGCACGCAATTGCCGGGCGCGGTGCAGCGCATCTCTGATGATCCCCTGGTGAGAGGATAG
- a CDS encoding DUF1799 domain-containing protein produces MNLPALTAFLQVCTQWRSVVLPQGGVQWLGLDYSGARDGLALAGIDVDADLWDGVRIMEDAARQALNSG; encoded by the coding sequence ATGAACCTGCCCGCCCTCACCGCCTTTCTGCAGGTCTGCACCCAATGGCGCAGCGTTGTCCTGCCCCAGGGCGGCGTTCAGTGGCTGGGACTGGATTACAGCGGCGCGCGTGACGGGCTGGCGCTGGCGGGGATCGACGTGGACGCGGACCTCTGGGACGGCGTCCGGATCATGGAAGATGCAGCGCGGCAGGCGCTCAACAGCGGGTAA